Proteins found in one Carcharodon carcharias isolate sCarCar2 chromosome 8, sCarCar2.pri, whole genome shotgun sequence genomic segment:
- the LOC121280690 gene encoding transmembrane protein 250, with product MPVIPIPRRVRSFHGPHTTCLHSACGPVRTTHLVRTKYNNFDLYLKSRWMYGFVRFLLYFSCSLFTSILWVALSILFCIQYFSIRVSLRFQYKLSIVLLLLGRRRVDFNTINELFIYGIHVTMLLVGGLGWCFMVFVDM from the coding sequence ATGCCTGTGATCCCAATCCCCCGCCGGGTGCGTTCCTTCCACGGCCCCCACACTACATGCCTGCACTCGGCATGCGGCCCCGTACGGACCACTCACCTTGTCCGGACCAAGTACAACAACTTCGACCTTTACTTGAAATCACGGTGGATGTATGGCTTTGTCCGTTTTCTGCTGTATTTCAGCTGCAGCCTCTTTACGTCCATACTCTGGGTGGCACTGTCCATCCTCTTCTGTATCCAGTACTTCTCCATACGTGTGTCCCTGCGCTTTCAGTACAAGCTCTCCATAGTGCTCCTGTTGCTGGGGCGCAGGCGTGTTGATTTCAACACCATCAATGAACTCTTTATCTATGGGATTCATGTGACCATGCTGCTAGTTGGAGGACTGGGCTGGTGTTTTATGGTATTTGTTGATATGTAA